Within Telopea speciosissima isolate NSW1024214 ecotype Mountain lineage chromosome 8, Tspe_v1, whole genome shotgun sequence, the genomic segment CTTGCGACCAATgtcttcttttgtggtggaagtgtgacaagatcccatgtaccaCTCTTCTTTAGAGCTAGCATTTCTTCGATCATGGCCTCCTTCCACCTAGTatctgcaaatgcctcctgccaagtctgtggtatggaaacagaggataaagaggaaacaaaagcatgaaatgatggggataaagattcatacgaaacaacctgtgatattggatgttgcgtacaagacctttttccctttctaagaGCAATGGGTAGATCAAGTGATGGATCAAAAGTAATAGGAGAAGTAGCAGCATCTAAAGGATTAGAAATATAACCAGAGGAGGTGTCATTCGATCCTGGGTCAGAGGACAACTCTTGGTCTGGTAATGCTACAATGGTGGGCTATTgttgcccttttttcttttgatagtACTGTTGTGTGAAATCTTTCACTGGCTGTACCTGCTGCTCCCCTTGAACATCATTATCTAAAGGTACATGATAGTCATCAATAGGTTCATGCAGAGGAGGAATGGGAATCGGCACTTCTTCTAGAGTAGGAatggactccccctgaagaggtgctgaagatggaaagaaagccacggcctcatgaaaaacgacatccatggaaacaaaaacacgacgagatgtaggatgataacatttataccccttttgggtgggagaataaccaatgaaaatacaaCGGAGACCGCGAGGATCAAGTTTGTCATGGGCATAGTGGTttcgaacaaaacaaacacacccaaaaattttgggaggaataatataagaagaagaccCCTTCAAAAGATCAAGAGGAGATTTATAGTCAAGTACCCGATAGGGCAtcctattgataagataagcAGCTGTTAAAACAGCCTCTCCCCAGAAATGAGAaggaacatgcatttcaaacataatagagcgAACTACATcaagatgtctatttttgcgttcagccactccattttggggtggagtgTCAACGCAACTGGTTTTATGAATAATACCCTGAGTagcaagaaataattgaaaggctccatctaaatattcacgaccattgtcactcctgAGAGTTTGAATGGTAGCTTGAAACTAAGCTTGAACCATGCTATAAAAGActttaaaacaggaaaaaacttcactcttgtgtcgcattaagtaaacccaagtggtgcgtgtgtggcaatcaataaaggtgacaaaccacttaaagccagaaatagaagaggtaTGTGAGAGACCccagacatcagaatgaatcatagaaaaaggcttagaacatcttttatttgaactagaataaacagaacgagtttgttttgcaaaaacacaagcctcacataataaagagtgagggttacaatgctgaaataaaacaggaaaaatcTTAGCTAAGGTTCCTAAAGGTGGACGGCCCAGTCGACGATGCCATCGGTGCAATTCAGATAAATGATGTtcaacagaagtagcagtaagAGCCTGGCCAGACATAGTTACAGCATTAGAGATAAGATCATTGtcaagcaagtagagaccaccacgcattttaccagttccaatcgttctccctgtccccaagtcctgaaagacgcaatgtgaaggataaaaaatagcttTGCAATTGAGATCAGATGTCAAACTACTgatagaaagcaaattagaagttaacttaggaacatgtaaaacataggacaaagataaagaaggagaacaatGGATGGCTCCCTTCCCtgagacagaggaaagagaaccatcggctattttaattttatctttgcctgaacagggagaataacgaaaaaataaattggattgaccagtcatgtggtcagtggctccGGAATTGATAatccaaggatgagataatgccgaagcacaatgaccagcaaaagaaatacctggtttggagaaaacaaggttcGATTCAGAAGAGGGAACCACAGTTGAGGTAGAGGCAGGTGCAGATGAAGAGGCAAAGGTAGTCATCATACGACGAAAGACAGCAAGTTCCTCTACAGAAAGTGTGGTAGTAGGGGCTGTTTCAGTAGCTTCAGAAAGATGGGCCTGTgtgccaccacgaccaccactacGACCATCAAAAGAGTCAGATGGCCGACCATGTAACTTCCAGCAAAAATCCACAGTATGTCGTTCCTTTCCACAATGAGTACATTTAAGAGGTTCCTTCTCGGACGAGGAACGTGTACTAGTACTAGAAGAGCTACCTCTAGAAGAAATTAAAGCGAGATCTCTCTGTTGTGTAGTTGGTAACATGGTGGAATGACGAGTATCTTCCAATTGTATCATAGAGTAGGCttgctccaaagtgggaaaaggtgaACGACTCAGAACTTGAGACCGaagctgatcatattccacattaaggccAGTCAAGAAAGTGTATACTCTGAAAATTTGTCCTCCCTAAGCTGAAATTTGGTAATATCAGAAGGACAATCAAGCTGAAAGTTATCATAATAGTCAAGCTCTTGCCACAGGCTACGGAGTTCACAGTAGTATTCAGATAAAGTAAGTtcaccctgtttggttgcatggatttttcgttgaatatcataaacttgtgcatcattccctacctgggaataggtacctttagcagctttccaaatttttgccgCTGAATCAAGTAGTGTATAGCCACGGGCAATGGATGGAGTCATTGCACTGAGAAGAAAAGCCATAACAAGAGAGTTGTTGGAACTCCACTTGTCTTGTAATGTACCAGCTTCACTTGGTTTGACAATggtaccatatatatatcccttataGCCCCTTGAATCAATGGAAAGAAACATTTGTGTAGACCAGAGTAAATAATTAGTGCCATCAAGCTTTATCGGGCTAActggaaaagagggataatcatgatgggtcccttgtgtagaagattggccaGTGTTGGTGGTAGCAGTGGATGCAGCTGAATCAGGCATACTGATAGAACCTCAGTAACCGAGAAGTGCAGGAAATTGCAGAATATTCTGCAATAGGTAAATAGGCAGCAGTTCTTCAAAATAAACTCTGCAGGTTGTATAAATAAACAACTACAGTGTTGTCAAACAAAGAGAAGTTGCAGATCTGtatatagaagaaaaaaaatctgcaggtcttcaaaaaaatacTGCACTCCTGCAAAAAAATCTGCAAATCTTCAACAAAAAAGCTGCTGTAGGTCTTCAAAaaattgcaggtcttcaataAAAAACTGCTGCAGGTGTTTTAAAACagctgcaggtcttcaaaaaaaagaggaaaggagtCTGCAGATCTTCGCACAATATGGATTTGCAGGTCTCGAAAAAAAATTCTCAGGTCTTAAAACATCTGCAAGtcttctaaataaaattctGCAGTGCTTCAGTCTTCCAACATGGAGAAAAAATACTGCAGGTCTTCGAGAGAaataaatctgcaggtcttctaaaataaaatctgcagttcttcaatcttcaaacatgGATCTCATTGTGCATGGAGATCATAAAATAGGATAAAGTAAAGGAGGTAAACTCTAGGGCAAGTACTAGATCATATTTAGATCACCTCAAAGTactgcccccatgaaataatggaaacgagagaagggaagagagaaggagggtctcagttgatttagggttttagggtaatGGGTTAgttgatctaggagagatcaattGTGGAGGGAGACGATGGAGGAGAGCAGAATTAATTTCTCAGATATCGAgtttaggctctgataccatgtagaaataagtgaatggtttgattgatcaatgagatcagtcaagctctctatttataataataataataaaagagattacaaagggaaacactgtttacgacactgttcacgtgaacagtgtcacaacccaaatataactctaattctaactagttaaatagagctagaatagtactaggaaagggaaaataactaaaatagaaataacaccccatgggtcgatcttatatcatggatcgacccatgtcacacgtaattcccaaatacccatattccTACAGACACGTATATATACCTCTAATATTCTTTTTGTGTTAAGCCCGTAGCTTGTACCCCAATCAAAATCCCCTAACCAAATTGTTAAAATAGCACTGTTGAGGCTCTACCCACCTTACCAGTGCTTGTAGAGTTGTAGGGTAAGGGAAAATCCTCACCAGACCCTATAGGGGTGGGGTAAGGGTAAAGCCATTACACCCCCTATTGCCACTCATAATTAAATCTGTGTTTACATGGAAGACAATGAGCGATTTCTGTTTTGAAGTGTCCAGATGAAACAGCCTAAGATATGTTTCTTCCTATTTGTACCCtgttgttttcacttttcatttaTGTTGCCTCTGGGCCACAgtatttatgattatttagaagCATCTGTTTAGATATTCTTAGAATTAAAACTTATAAAACTGATATCTACCAATGTTTTCAAATGGCCATAGTAGGCATGCCAGTGCTAGGTTTTCGTTGTTTCTCCATCTCTGATAGTTGACACTCATTCTGCTCCTAGGTAAATAAGCTGTAATGTTGCTATCCCAGTATGTTTTCTCATCTTTTTTAATGCAACTCCCAGGAATACCCAGATTATACACCGTACACAACtccattatttttttgtgaTGATTGGCTCAACATATATCTCGATAGTCATCATATGCATAGGGATCCTGACACCTATCACAAGACAAACGATATAGATTGCTCTGACTATCGTTTTGTTTACATGGGACCAAAAGGTATGTTTTAAACTTAAGTCATTCTCTGTATAATAAGTCTATACTTGATTATAGCGCATGtacttttttgtttaaaaaataaattccctcTCCTGACCtagattttatttttgcttgtTGTCTTGGATGGAGTTATAACCTGTGGAGGACAAAACTCCCTGCCTCCTTTTAAGTGttgattctaatttttatttcagGTACATGGACTCCTCTTCATGCTGATGTTTTCAGGTCATATAGTTGGTCAGCAAATGTGTGTGGGAAGAAAAAATGgcttttcctttctccttcccaGTGTCACCTTGTGTTTGACAGGTAAACTTTTGGAGCATTAATTGAGCAATTGGATATATATTGGGGTTTGACAATGAACTGAGTCTAGTTTAAGAATTGTTTACGTAAGTAATGCCCAAgggtttgggagggggggggggggagactcATGCTTTTCAGATTTAAACTGACCACACTGGATGCATGCGTATATTGTTGGTGGCAATTCTCAATCGAAACAGCCTGACCAAGGCCAATTAATAAATGGGTTGTTATGGGCTGGGTTTGCCATGGTCTCAGGTACAACAGGCTGGTAATACCCCTTGAGAGCCTTCCTGATGCAGAGCAATCAAGATGGATCTGTAGTTTAATGGGCCAATCTCAAGATTCTATTTCAAGGACTGATATTACCTAGATCTAACAGCTTAGATTACTCAAATCTAATGGCTAGAATTTAGGAAGAAAAATTCCTGGTTTCAATAATTTTCTTCTAAGATAAATATCAGAAATAAAAATACTTAAATATCAAATTGATGAGGTAGgctgagagagagaaatgggtgATTGACTGGTGTTGTGGAAGAGataaagtaaaaaaattaaCTCCTAAAATTTAGGGTCTAAAATTAACATGCGATGGAAAGAGGGAAAAGAGGAGATAAATGCTGTATCAATAAAGGATGAGAGAAtgggaggaaaaagaaaggaaaaaactaaCGGCCGTGCGAGGGGGAGAGAGATTTCTCTTTCCAAAtcgagagaagggagaagagagtgAAAAAGCCAACTTGGGCAATTACACTTTCTCTGACAACAAACCAAAGGAATCCAAATTTTCAGTACTAATCCATCCATCAATTGGGGGGTGGTTACATATTTATAGAAATAACCAAAAACAAATTCCTATTTAGGAGGGACTAGAGACGGCTAACAAACTTTTCTAATAAGTCAAGGACTCTAGTTTCCTAATAACTAGCAACTCTACTTATAACCCATGACTAGGACAGCTTGGCAGACTACTTAAGTGAACTTCTAACAAAAGAAGACTAATATTACTCCCTACACGTCTTGGTCTAGCCATTGGGCCCTACAAACAAATTCAAAACTAAATTACATCTAATTTAAAATTATACTATAGTTTGGGCACATGCACTACAATGTTCCCAATTAATAGAATACAAATCTAAGACCTTGATTTTGAGATCAAACCACATCGAAGACACCTATTCTTGCTCCCGCATTACTTCCTCTGTATCCCCAACCCTGAAACCCCCTTATGACCTTCCCAAACCAGCTGGATTGACCCATTAATATTCCTACTGTAATAAAAATGGTCTGTTATATTAAATTAAGCTCATATATTAATTAGTATTTTACTTTTTACATCAGTTTCTGAACACACCTAAGAATAAATGAACTGGGTTCAGGCATACAGCTCAGCAGCTCATTTAAGGATAAAGCTGGTTTTGGCCAGGTGTATAGCCTGAAAAACCCTACCTCAAGTGCCACCTTTAGCTTTAATTAAGCATGGTTGTTCATAGGCAATGACCGATTCCAGTTTTCTGCCATGCGATCTTGAAGATATTCtgtttgaaattttatatgCGAAATATATGTCTTGGAGGTCTCTTCCTAGGGGAAAGGAGGAGGGTGGATGTTATCCTTGACTTCTGTTTTCAGCTAGTATTGCATACTTTTTGCGAGATTAATGGTACAAATTGTATGTTGCAATTAAGTTTAAATATTGTGTAACACATTTACAAAATGAAACACCTATAATGGACTAAAAGTCAATTCATCAACCAATTGTTTACTGACACCACAAGGATGGTCCACCAGCTCCTTCTTCCTGCTGTTTAATTCATCTACTACTGACTCTTGGGCAGGACACCAGGGGACGAAAGATCCATCATTCCACTTGTATATTTGGCCATACTTGTACCTTTTTTTTAGGGGATTGGGGAAGGAACAGCTTATTGATGTAAACTTTTCCGTGCCAAGTGATGGAAACTAGTACAAAGAGGAAAATAAGGAAAAGTAATGTCGGTTCACATGGGAATAGCTTACCTTTGCCTTATTTATTCTTGCAGTAACATGAAAAGCTCTGTCTATGACATTTTTGGTGATGTTCCAGACGCAAAGTTTCCAGACTTTAAGAAGGTATTCAATACAACaggacctctctctctctctctctctccttttaaaTCCTTTCTGCAACACAGCAAGTGCTTATGCATTTCATGTGCAGGCTATTTGGTTGGAATGCACTCAAGAACAAAATGAAATTATCTTTGTGCCCAGTGGATGGTACCACCAAGTCCACAATCTGGTATTCCTCATTTTCCTTGCATAGGGTACATGCTTTgttaattttcaaaataatcatctCAGCATTTTCCCTGTTCAAAAGAATTCCATTCCAAGTCTGAATTGATGATACCCAGATGTCAAAACTGAACATGGTTGGTGTTTAACTGTTGGCATGCACAATGCAATGCTGGAACTGAAACTAGATACTGTATGAATGCTTCTCGAGTTcaagtttctttttttcattcatgtTGCTTGTTTTCCTCTTAATGCTTGACGGTTTCCTCCTTGTTTTTCGACAAATACATGGTGGTATAAAACTAGCAAATCTTGGTGGAAGAAACTGTCAGTATGGGTAATTTCACTAGATTTGGAAGATATAGATGTTGTATTAAATACTTAGTAAAAACTGAAACTAAAAGGATGGTATCAGCATATTGGATGGGATACTCATGAAGGAATGGAAGAGTGTTCACAGTTTTCTGTATCTGTAGTAGGGCTTCTTAAGCATCCGCAGGCGGTGGGGGAAAAGGCTTGGAATGTTACATTAACTGAAAACTCACAGAACTCATTCTTAAACATTAAAAAGAATTAGATACCTCCTGTATGTATGTCCTGGTTCCAATCGAATTGATGCTCTGGTGTGAGCTGCAAGCTGGTAGAACTCACCGGGCTGCTGATACGTATAGCTTGAGAAGCTTGTCCTTCTTAGGAGGAAGTAGGGAAGTTGAATCAGGACAATTGATCTTGCGAACACTTGGATGCAATAGCTAACTCTACAGCATAAAAAATATCAATATGGTTTTCTAATGGGCATAGCAGTTGAGATTAAGTTGGAATCAGAATTCAGTTATTCCATGCTCTTATTGCATCCTTGAGATCACTTTGCTTTTCCAACTGCAAAGGAGAATTGAAAGGCCTTATTTAATCTATGGGAAAGAAACcgccactttttttttcttccttgtatCTCTTATGAATATATCTTCAGTATAATCTGTCCCAACCCCATTACTTTGAGCTTAACCTGTAGGGCATGTGTAGGTATGAAGGGAATGAGATGTGCTGAATTTCTTGCAAAACTATTTCATGTATCTGCCATATTTGATCTGCTTATGCTATCACCAAATATTTTGTCTTACCTATCTTTGGGAGATTTATCTGTTCCTACTTATACCAGAAACTCATTTGTACTATTTATAGGAAGATACAatatccataaaccacaactgGTTCAATGCCTATAACCTTTCTTGGGTGGTACGTAGAGCAGACTCATCCAACTTAATCTGATCTATTAGATTGAACCAGATGGAAGTCCATGTCTTGATAAACTAACTTATATCTCCTAAACTATATCCATTTTCAGTGGGAATTACTTGTCAAAGACTACAGGGAAGCAAGGGAATACATAGAGGACATCAGAGATATTTGTGATGATTTTGAAGGTCTCTGTCAGCGCAATCTGGCAGCAAATACAGGTAAAGAGTGAAAGTAAGGTGAAACACAGCATTCTGAACAGCAGATTACGGGATCCAGTTGTGGGGAAGCTGGGATATTCAAACTCACCGTGCAGTGTCAGGGTTTTCAAATACCTAACATggtcatcacatgggtaggtgaTCCTCTAGGTCCAGATCGTAGTATTATTCCAGGGAAAATGTGGGGTGAATAACTAGGATCACCTAAGTCCCCCTTCCAGCCCCAAAAGGTCTCCGTGCTGAACCCTGTAAATAATGACTATGCTATCAGTTGGGATCCAAAAACAAATCCAGTCCTTACAACACACCTGTAAATCCAACTTTAAATCAATAACGTAACACGAACTCAAAGTCTCTTTAACCAAAGAAGTTTTGACATCACCAGCCGAGCACCCCATCTCATTTAGGACATTCTGAAACACGTGCTCGTGCATATGTGTATGTTTTCCACATTATGTAGCAAATTTTACCTTCTactgttataaaaaaaaaaaggtttcacACCTCAATGGTTGATGATATTAGGAAGTAGGACCCCATTTGGTTAGAAGTGAAGTGAAATAAAACGTCCATTGGCACTGTGAACTGAagtaaaattaaatgaaaaaatagaaatagaacatTTCAATATAGGAAGCAAAGTGGAAAAAGATTGttgattttatttcattcacttcaCTTCTACAAGAGGCAGGTTTTGAACAATTGGCATATTTTGCCAGCTTGATTTGTGGATCAGAACAATGCCCAATCCATAGGGGAGACTTGATCAGGGGGCACACCACATCGGCAATACCCACCCTTAACTGTGTCAATGACTCAGCACCATTTTTTTTCCACCTTGTTGTGTCAAAAGGAACTAGGTTTGGTGGCTGTGTTACTTGGATACTTCAAACTTGAGCTTTAGTTGTATCTGATACTTCATGTAAGCTAATGAGAATGGAGTAAATGTATCTTTTGATGCACCCAAGATGTATCCTTTGCCATGTCCATTGTTTGGCAGTTGTGGACCGGTGGGATCCCCACTTGAGTTGGGCAAGCTAGGTTTGATTTATATTTGCTGCATCATCGGTAGATGAGGCTAGAGGTTGGGATATGAGGGGTTTTATGGAGATAGATAGATATATGCACAGCCCATttaaattttctctctctctaacacaAACAAAAACTTTGGGTTTGACATCTTTTTGTTCACATTCAACCCAACTTATGATTCCTCAACCATATTCTGACCAAATATCCCAAGTTTTATCACACCTGTCCAAGGATCGGATAGGAAAAGTCCGTTTCATGTTGAGCTGATCCAAGTTCCACACCTGCCATGGACCTGATACCGTGTCAAGGCAAATCAACTCTCAAGTCTTATTTCATTCTGCTTATAGCTTAACAGAGGTTTATGCTGAATTGGGTTAATTGTGTCAAATTAATTATTTCGTAATGTCTTGCAGGTATGAACTTCTCtgatttcttcatcttcatcacgTGTTTCTCCTTTGCCAACTTGATCCAATTATACCAACTTGTAAGATGCTATCAAAACTGTGCTTGTGATCTATCTGCAAGAGTTCAGTATTTAGTTTCAAATCTTATGTCTATACGCAAAGTCTCTGTTAAGATGGAGTCCATAGGAGGCTTCAGAGGTAATATTGCTGCCTCACTGGATCTCAGAGAAGTCCTGGATGAGCCTGAGTTCCTAGACCTCTGCATGGCTTTGCGTAGAACATATGAGATCATCGATAATCAAAGGAAACAAAGTCCAGAAACAAATGAACCTTTCGGAGTTGATTTGGAGAATCTGGGTATTATTGAAGCATCTGGTATAAATGTCTCTACTCCCAAAGATCTAATTAGAGGTTTAGACTATGCTTTTATGAAATTTAATGGCATCTCTAATTTAGGGAGCTTTAGTTTGATATCTTCAGATGATAATTGAAGTTTACTACCTGTTCTTTATGGAGAAATATTTGGATGTGACATAACTTTTGGGAAAGTCTTGGAGAACCAACTCCAAGGTTTCTGTGAGGCACATTGAGGTGATGAGGTCTTTGGTGGACTTTCTGGCCTTTGTTTTGCCAAACGAGTTGAGAACACTAAACTTGTCAGCCCAAAACCATTGTGACTCGAGGGTTTGGAGGATTGCAGTGACTAGAAGATGGGGATGAATCCTGATATCATGACAGAGATGGTCCCTGATTTTCCAGATCTTATGTCGATGACACTGGATTGCTCGTGAAGAATTCAAGGTGTAGCATTTGTTGAGAACTGTATGAAAAAAAAGCATTCATAATTATGGGTGGATGTCCTTGTTTATGTATTTAGATACCCTACAGTGCAAATTTCAGATCAAGTACAACACTTTGTGCATACACTGCTACCGATCATTATTCTtgaagagaaatagaaatttgTGTTAGTCTCTGTGGCTCcccattattctgtctgttctTACTCGCAGGCAAGAAGTTGCAGGTTGAATGTTTCCCACGAGCAATGACGTTGGAATTTTAAGTGCTTTTAAAGGAAGAGGGTTGGGCACACCGCGCGCTCCAGGTAAGCTGGCAGTCTTGCCCAGTGGGAGGGGTGGGTGGCCCTTTCCCATGGGGAGGGGAGTGAGATACCCAAAGGGTGGGCACTTTCCTGTTTTTAAAATAGATGATTTAAAACATTAGAGGGTTATGGTTTTattaatagacacctaaatgacCATTAAGTGTGTCGATTGAAAGACATGTTTGAATTTTCAACAAATATGTCTTGTGGGAAAAGACTTGGTGTTTGGGCATGTCTTTTGGGGATAATCCTTGgtgatgttttttcttcttctgtataTAGCGAGTAGGATTACCCCATTTTCCAACAATTTTGGGAACATTTACAATCTCTTTTGTTTTGGCTTTCTTCATTCTTGATTTGTGAACGTCCAATTGATCAACTCTTGGTATCCCTAAGTGTCCTATAAGTAAGTGCAATACTCtcggttgttttatcttggaatTTGATACGCAAGGAACTTGGATTGCACCAATAGAGCATAGAGGCCATCTACAATCTTAAGGAGAGCGACCATTTGGCACAACTCAACCCCATCGATCATTCAAGTTTCTTCATATGTTTTAGATTTGTGACATTGTTATGGTGCTTGTGTTTGTCATCAACGTCAATTTGTTTATGGTTTAGATAAGTAATATATCCTCCCTTGTTACATGTTTTATCATGTATGATTTGGTCTCAACCAAAAAAATGTATGATTTGAATGAATATTTATTACATAAATAATAGgaaaaaggttctctaagccgAATGTGAAAGGTACATAAgcatctctctcacacacacccATGCATGAAATGACCTTTCTGTCCCTTGTGTGAAACCATttcatgaaatgaccttgctcaaaaaaccctctccctaattATTAAGATCCCCattctaaatttttatttagTAGCTGATTTACGAATgtgtttactttttttttttcttaaagttGTACCACGTGGCAACCTGATACTCAGGGTGTTTGCCACCGTAGGTGGTGTGGTCTCAATATTCTCATGGGATTATTATCATCTCATATC encodes:
- the LOC122672892 gene encoding 2-oxoglutarate and iron-dependent oxygenase JMJD4 yields the protein MGVNINIGGYIEKVNGQELSYSDFVKRYMEKNQPVVLTGLMDGWTACSDWVIGSGQPNLQYFSSYFGNSRVQVADCGKREFTDQKRVEMSVSDFISHWLELSGKECTNSPGNGQTLLYLKDWHFVKEYPDYTPYTTPLFFCDDWLNIYLDSHHMHRDPDTYHKTNDIDCSDYRFVYMGPKGTWTPLHADVFRSYSWSANVCGKKKWLFLSPSQCHLVFDSNMKSSVYDIFGDVPDAKFPDFKKAIWLECTQEQNEIIFVPSGWYHQVHNLEDTISINHNWFNAYNLSWVWELLVKDYREAREYIEDIRDICDDFEGLCQRNLAANTGMNFSDFFIFITCFSFANLIQLYQLVRCYQNCACDLSARVQYLVSNLMSIRKVSVKMESIGGFRGNIAASLDLREVLDEPEFLDLCMALRRTYEIIDNQRKQSPETNEPFGVDLENLGIIEASGINVSTPKDLIRGLDYAFMKFNGISNLGSFSLISSDDN